Sequence from the Bacillus thuringiensis genome:
ACTTGTATGGATTGAGAAGCGAATGCTTCATTTAGTTCAAATAGACCGATATCAGATAGCTCTAAGCCTGCTAGTTTTAGCGCTTTTGGAATTGCAGCAATTGGGCCGATTCCCATTACTTCTGGTGGTACGCCAGCTACTGCAAATGAACGGAATTTCGCAAGTGGCTTCATGCCATCGCTCACTGCTTTTTCGCGATCCATTAATAGTACAGATGCTGCACCGTCACTCATTTGTGAAGAGTTACCAGCTGTTACAGAACCGCGAACGTTAAATGCTGGACGTAATTTACCTAAAATATCTAGCGTCGTTTCTGCTCTTACACCTTCGTCTTGTGCGAAAATGATTGTTTCTTCTTGCAGTTTGTTATTTGATCCAACAGTACGTAACGTTACATCTACAGATACTGTTTCATCAGCAAAGTTCCCTGCAGCTAACGCTTTTGCAGCACGTTGATGACTTCTTACTGCAAATGCATCTTGCTCTTCACGAGAAATTCCATATTTCACAGCAACTTGCTCTGCTGTATGTCCCATGCCCATATAATATTCTGGAGCCGCTTCTACAAGGCGACTATTTGGACGAACAACGTGTCCCATCATTGGAACTAAACTCATTGATTCCGCTCCGCCTGATAATACCGCTTCCGAGTGACCAAGCATAATGCGCTCTGCTCCGTAAGCGATACTTTGTAAACCTGAAGAACAGTAACGGTTAATTGTAATAGCTGGAACATCGTAAGAAAGTCCTGCTAATCCGCCGATATTACGAGCCATATTTAAACCTTGCTCTGCTTCTGGCATCGCACAACCGAAAATCAAGTCATCGATTGGTCCTTCATAATTCGCACGCTTTAACGTTTCCTTTACTACTAACGCCCCTAGATCGTCAGGACGAACTGTTTTTAATGAACCCCTCTTTGCTTTTCCAATTGGTGTTCTTGCTCCCGCAACAATGACAGCTTCTCTCATGAACGATATCTCCCCTCGTTATTAGTTACGTAATGGCTTTCCTTTTACAAGCATGTGCTGCATTCTTGCTTGTGATTTCATCTCACTTACTAAGCTAATAAATGCTTCACGCTCTACATCTAATAAATATTGCTCATCAACTTCTGTTCCGTACGGTACTTTTCCGCCCGCAATGACATATGCAAGTTTCTTCGCAATGTGAAGATCATGTTCAGAAATGTAACCTGATAAATGCATCGCTTCTGCACCAAGTACAAGAGTTGCATATCCTGTTTCGCCAACAACTGGTATCTTTTTGCGGATCGGCGCTTTATAGCCAGCTTCATATAAAGCAAGTGCTTTCTGTTTCGCATCATATAGTAAGTGATCACCATTCACACTAATACCGTCTTTATCGCCTAAGAAGTTGTTCGATACAGCTTCTTGTGCTGATGTAGAAACTTTCGCCATCGCTACAGATTCGAACACTTTATTCGCAACTTTTTGCAGATCAAACTCTACACCGTTTGGCATTTTATTTAAGTGTTTAATGTATAGCTCTTTATTACCGCCCCCGCCAGGGATTAAGCCAACACCAACTTCTACTAAGCCCATATACGTTTCACTAGAAGCTTGAATGCTAGCAGCCGGTAAGCAAACTTCAGTACCTCCGCCAAGCGTCATACCGTATGGTGCTGCTACAACTGGCTTAGAAGAGTACTTAATTTTCGTCATTGCATCTTGGAAGTTTTTCACAACCAACTCAATTTCAAAGTAATTGTCGTCTTGCGCTTCCATTAAGATCATTGCTAGATTCGCACCAACGCAGAAGTTCTTCGATTGGTTACCGATAACAAGACCTTTATAATTCTTTTCTACTTCATCAACAGCGTAGTTAATCATTTGCGTAATATCCATACCGATTGCATTGCTCTTCGAATGGAACTCTAAGCAAAGGATGCCGTCGCCCAAATCAATTAAGCTCGCTCCGCTATTTTTCTTTAATACACCATTTTTCGCTTTTAATTGCTTAAGAGAAATTGCTTTTTTATTACGCTCGATTAGCTTATATTCGCCATTATCGTAATAGTAGCTATCTCCGTTATCATGTTTATAGAAAGTAGTGAAACCTTTCTCTAACATTTCTTTCACCCAAGTAGGAACAACTACGCCGTTTTCTTCCATCTTTTGAACAGATTTTTCAACGCCGATTGCATCCCAAACCTCAAACGGTC
This genomic interval carries:
- a CDS encoding acetyl-CoA C-acetyltransferase, translating into MREAVIVAGARTPIGKAKRGSLKTVRPDDLGALVVKETLKRANYEGPIDDLIFGCAMPEAEQGLNMARNIGGLAGLSYDVPAITINRYCSSGLQSIAYGAERIMLGHSEAVLSGGAESMSLVPMMGHVVRPNSRLVEAAPEYYMGMGHTAEQVAVKYGISREEQDAFAVRSHQRAAKALAAGNFADETVSVDVTLRTVGSNNKLQEETIIFAQDEGVRAETTLDILGKLRPAFNVRGSVTAGNSSQMSDGAASVLLMDREKAVSDGMKPLAKFRSFAVAGVPPEVMGIGPIAAIPKALKLAGLELSDIGLFELNEAFASQSIQVIRELGLDEEKVNVNGGAIALGHPLGCTGAKLTLSLIHEMKRRNQQFGIVTMCIGGGMGAAGVFELL
- a CDS encoding 3-hydroxyacyl-CoA dehydrogenase/enoyl-CoA hydratase family protein, whose amino-acid sequence is MFQIKKAAVLGSGVMGSGIAAHLANIGIPTLLLDIVPPALTKEEEAKGLTLEHKSVRNRFSNTALQKLLKQKPAPLTVKGNLALIEAGNLEDDLERLADVDWIIEVVVENLDVKKTLFEKVDAVRKPGSIVSSNTSGISIEKMAEGRSDDFQKHFLGTHFFNPPRYLKLLEVIPTKETDPQVLSFMKLFGEDVLGKGVVIAKDTPNFIGNRIGTYGLLVTLQEMVKRGYSIGEVDSVTGPLIGRPKSATFRTLDVVGLDTFVHVANNVYENVQEEERDVFKVPAFMHDMLDKKWLGSKTGQGFFLKQGKEILELNPETMEYEARKKLKAASIELSKQEKGLSNKLKALVYAKDRAGELLWNIITPTLLYSAKLHKEIADDIVAIDQAMKWGFGWEQGPFEVWDAIGVEKSVQKMEENGVVVPTWVKEMLEKGFTTFYKHDNGDSYYYDNGEYKLIERNKKAISLKQLKAKNGVLKKNSGASLIDLGDGILCLEFHSKSNAIGMDITQMINYAVDEVEKNYKGLVIGNQSKNFCVGANLAMILMEAQDDNYFEIELVVKNFQDAMTKIKYSSKPVVAAPYGMTLGGGTEVCLPAASIQASSETYMGLVEVGVGLIPGGGGNKELYIKHLNKMPNGVEFDLQKVANKVFESVAMAKVSTSAQEAVSNNFLGDKDGISVNGDHLLYDAKQKALALYEAGYKAPIRKKIPVVGETGYATLVLGAEAMHLSGYISEHDLHIAKKLAYVIAGGKVPYGTEVDEQYLLDVEREAFISLVSEMKSQARMQHMLVKGKPLRN